A portion of the Lolium rigidum isolate FL_2022 chromosome 1, APGP_CSIRO_Lrig_0.1, whole genome shotgun sequence genome contains these proteins:
- the LOC124683023 gene encoding protein HEADING DATE 3A, with protein sequence MAGRDRDPLVVGRVVGDVLDPFVRTTNLRVTFGNRAVSNGCELKPSMVTHQPRVEVGGNEMRTFYTLVMVDPDAPSPSDPNLREYLHWLVTDIPGTTGASFGQEVMCYESPRPNMGIHRFVLVLFQQLGRQTVYAPGWRQNFNTRDFAELYNLGPPVAAVYFNCQREAGSGGRRMYN encoded by the exons ATGGCCGGGAGGGATAGGGACCCGTTGGTGGTTGGTAGGGTTGTGGGGGATGTGCTGGACCCCTTCGTCCGCACCACTAACCTCAGGGTGACATTCGGGAACCGGGCCGTGTCCAACGGCTGCGAGCTCAAGCCCTCCATGGTCACCCACCAGCCCAGGGTCGAGGTCGGCGGCAATGAGATGAGGACCTTCTACACACTC GTGATGGTAGACCCCGACGCGCCAAGTCCAAGCGATCCCAACCTAAGAGAATACCTCCATTG GTTGGTGACAGATATTCCTGGAACTACTGGTGCTTCCTTTGGGCAGGAGGTGATGTGCTACGAGAGCCCTCGCCCCAACATGGGGATCCACCGCTTCGTGCTCGTGCTCTTCCAGCAGCTGGGCCGGCAGACGGTGTACGCGCCTGGGTGGCGCCAGAACTTCAATACCAGGGACTTCGCCGAGCTCTACAACCTCGGCCCGCCCGTCGCCGCCGTCTACTTCAACTGTCAGCGCGAGGCCGGCTCCGGCGGCAGGAGGATGTATAATTGA